One window of Populus nigra chromosome 5, ddPopNigr1.1, whole genome shotgun sequence genomic DNA carries:
- the LOC133694899 gene encoding GDSL esterase/lipase At5g03980-like, with protein MATSNVVCALVLSSLFHFLLVPVSSTRGVNVLKKCGFKAIYQLGDSIADTGNLIRENPLSPYASFPYGLKLSKPTGRCSNGLLMIDYIARSAKLPSPGAYLNSARKFSGGRGGVNFAVAGSTALPAEVLSSKNIMNIVTNESLSTQLEWMFSYFNTTCSKDCAKEIKSSLFMVGEIGGNDYNYAFLFNKTTEELNALVPEVVRAIKDAVAKAIGRGARRVVVPGNFPIGCFPVYLSQFQPNDAAAYDEFHCLKGLNSFASYHNELLKQTVEGLKRNYPDVIIVYGDYYKAFMSIYQNARSLGFDTKSMQKACCGTGGDHNFSLMRMCGDPDVPVCPKPDQYISWDGVHLTQKAYQHMAEWLINDIFPKLQCSA; from the exons ATGGCTACCAGCAACGTTGTTTGTGCTTTAGTTCTTTCCTCTCTGttccattttcttcttgttcctgTATCAAGTACTCGTGGAGTCAATGTTCTTAAAAAATGTGGGTTTAAAGCAATTTATCAGCTTGGGGATTCTATAGCTGACACTGGCAATTTGATTCGCGAAAATCCTCTTTCTCCATATGCTTCATTTCCTTATGGTTTGAAACTCTCGAAGCCAACAGGTAGATGCTCCAATGGGTTGTTGATGATTGATTACATTG CACGCTCGGCTAAACTTCCCTCTCCTGGTGCCTACTTGAATTCGGCAAGAAAATTTTCCGGTGGCCGCGGTGGAGTGAATTTTGCAGTTGCTGGTTCAACTGCCTTGCCTGCAGAAGTTTTATcgtcaaagaatataatgaacATTGTGACAAATGAATCTCTTAGCACACAACTTGAGTGGATGTTCTCCTATTTTAACACAACATGTTCCAAAG ATTGTGctaaagaaatcaaatcatCTCTCTTCATGGTTGGGGAGATTGGAGGCAATGACTATAACTATGCTTTCTTGTTTAACAAAACCACTGAAGAACTAAATGCGTTGGTTCCTGAAGTTGTCAGAGCTATAAAGGATGCTGTTGCG AAAGCCATTGGTCGCGGTGCTAGACGAGTGGTTGTCCCTGGAAACTTCCCGATAGGTTGCTTCCCGGTTTATCTTAGCCAATTCCAGCCCAATGATGCTGCTGCTTATGATGAGTTCCACTGCCTCAAGGGGTTAAACTCTTTCGCAAGTTATCACAATGAGCTTCTCAAGCAAACCGTTGAgggattgaaaagaaattaccCTGATGTGATCATAGTTTACGGCGACTATTACAAAGCATTCATGTCGATCTATCAGAACGCTCGGTCTCTTG gTTTTGATACGAAGTCGATGCAAAAAGCTTGCTGCGGGACTGGTGGTGATCATAATTTTAGCCTGATGAGAATGTGTGGAGATCCTGACGTTCCGGTTTGTCCAAAGCCTGATCAATACATCAGCTGGGATGGAGTTCATTTGACACAAAAGGCTTATCAACACATGGCAGAATGGCTTATCAACGATATCTTTCCAAAGCTTCAATGCAGTGCTTGA